The Mangifera indica cultivar Alphonso chromosome 8, CATAS_Mindica_2.1, whole genome shotgun sequence genome has a window encoding:
- the LOC123223618 gene encoding FT-interacting protein 3-like translates to MMQRPPPEDFSLKETSPHLGGGKVSGDKLTSTYDLVEQMQYLYVRVVKAKDLPGKDVTGSCDPYVEVKLGNYKGTTRHFEKTSHPEWNQVFAFSKDRIQSSVLEVIVKDKDFVKDDFMGRVYFDMNEIPKRVPPDSPLAPQWYRLEDRKGQKVKGELMLAVWMGTQADEAFPEAWHSDAATVSGMDGLANIRSKVYLSPKLWYLRVNVIEAQDLQPTDKGRYPDVFVRAILGSQTLRTRSSISRTINPMWNEDLMFVAAEPFEEHLILSVEDRVAPNREENLGRCAIPLQYVDRRLDHKPVNTRWFNLEKHVIVEGEKKKETKFASRIHVRISLDGGYHVLDESTHYSSDLRPTAKQLWKSSIGILELGILNAQGLMPMKTKDGRGTTDAYCVAKYGQKWVRTRTIIDSSAPKWNEQYTWEVFDPCTVITIGVFDNHHLHGGDKSEGSKDLRIGKVRIRLSTLETDRVYTHSYPLLVLYPNGVKKMGEIHLAVRFTCSSLLNMMHMYSQPLLPKMHYLHPLTVSQLDNLRHQATQIVSMRLSRAEPPLRKEVVEFMLDVGSHMWSMRRSKANFFRIMGVLSGLIAVGKWFDQICNWKNPITTVLIHILFIILVLYPELILPTIFLYLFLIGVWYYRWKPSYPPHMDTRLSHADSAHPDELDEEFDTFPTSRPSDIVRMRYDRLRSIAGRIQTVVGDLATQGERLQSLLSWRDPRATALFVIFCLIAAIVLYVTPFQVVALLTGVYVLRHPKFRQKLPSVPLNFFRRLPARTDCML, encoded by the coding sequence ATGATGCAGAGACCGCCTCCagaagatttttctttgaaagagaCCAGTCCCCATTTGGGTGGGGGTAAGGTCAGCGGTGACAAGCTCACCAGCACCTATGACCTTGTTGAGCAGATGCAATACCTTTATGTCCGGGTTGTCAAGGCCAAGGACTTACCTGGAAAAGATGTCACTGGTAGCTGTGACCCTTATGTTGAAGTTAAGCTTGGCAATTATAAGGGTACTACTCGGCATTTTGAAAAGACTTCACATCCTGAGTGGAACCAGGTGTTTGCGTTCTCTAAGGATCGGATTCAGTCATCCGTTCTTGAGGTTATTGTGAAGGATAAGGACTTTGTGAAGGATGATTTTATGGGTAGAgtttattttgatatgaatGAGATTCCAAAGCGGGTTCCTCCAGATAGTCCTTTGGCTCCGCAGTGGTATAGGTTGGAGGATAGGAAGGGGCAAAAAGTTAAGGGAGAATTAATGTTGGCTGTTTGGATGGGTACTCAAGCAGATGAGGCATTTCCTGAGGCATGGCATTCAGATGCAGCCACTGTCAGTGGCATGGATGGTCTGGCTAATATAAGGTCCAAGGTTTATCTCTCTCCTAAGCTGTGGTATTTGAGGGTTAATGTCATTGAAGCTCAGGACCTGCAACCCACTGACAAGGGTAGGTACCCGGATGTTTTTGTCAGGGCCATACTTGGAAGTCAGACTTTGAGAACTAGAAGTTCTATTAGCAGGACTATTAATCCTATGTGGAATGAGGATCTGATGTTTGTGGCAGCAGAACCATTTGAGGAGCACTTGATTTTGAGTGTGGAAGATAGAGTTGCACCTAACAGGGAAGAAAATCTGGGAAGGTGTGCGATTCCTCTACAGTATGTGGACAGGAGGCTTGATCATAAGCCGGTAAACACTAGGTGGTTTAATCTAGAAAAGCATGTGATTGTGGAAggggagaagaagaaggagacAAAGTTTGCTAGCAGGATTCACGTGAGGATCTCTTTGGATGGAGGTTATCATGTTTTGGACGAGTCGACACACTACAGTAGTGATCTTAGGCCAACAGCAAAACAGTTATGGAAGTCCAGCATAGGGATACTAGAATTGGGCATTTTGAATGCTCAAGGTTTGATGCCAATGAAAACTAAGGATGGCAGGGGAACTACAGATGCTTATTGTGTGGCAAAGTATGGGCAGAAATGGGTTCGAACTAGAACAATCATAGATAGCTCTGCTCCCAAGTGGAATGAGCAATATACATGGGAAGTTTTCGATCCTTGTACTGTTATAACAATTGGGGTGTTTGATAATCATCATTTGCATGGTGGAGATAAATCTGAAGGGTCAAAGGATTTAAGAATTGGGAAGGTAAGGATTCGACTCTCTACACTTGAAACAGATCGTGTTTACACTCATTCGTATCCGCTTCTGGTTCTATATCCAAATGGTGTCAAGAAGATGGGTGAAATTCATTTAGCTGTGAGATTCACGTGCTCATCATTGCTTAACATGATGCATATGTACTCACAACCATTGTTGCCAAAGATGCACTATTTGCATCCATTAACTGTGAGCCAACTCGATAACTTGAGGCATCAGGCCACTCAGATTGTGTCCATGAGgctgagccgagccgagccacCATTGAGGAAAGAGGTTGTGGAGTTTATGCTGGATGTGGGTTCTCACATGTGGAGCATGAGACGTAGCAAAGCTAATTTTTTCAGGATTATGGGAGTGTTGAGTGGTTTAATTGCTGTGGGAAAATGGTTTGATCAGATCTGCAATTGGAAAAACCCCATTACCACTGTGCTGATTCATATCTTGTTTATCATACTGGTGCTGTACCCAGAACTTATTTTGCCCACAATTTTCCTGTACCTGTTCTTGATTGGAGTTTGGTACTATAGGTGGAAGCCTAGTTATCCTCCTCACATGGACACCCGTCTCTCCCATGCAGATTCTGCCCATCCCGATGAATTGGATGAAGAATTCGATACATTTCCAACTTCTAGGCCTTCTGATATTGTAAGGATGAGATATGATCGTTTGCGAAGTATTGCTGGTAGAATTCAGACTGTGGTTGGTGATTTGGCTACGCAAGGGGAGAGGCTGCAATCTTTGTTGAGCTGGAGAGACCCAAGAGCTACTGCTCTTTTTGTGATCTTTTGTTTGATTGCTGCCATTGTTCTTTATGTTACACCATTCCAAGTTGTGGCTCTTCTAACTGGAGTTTATGTCTTAAGGCATCCAAAGTTTCGTCAGAAGCTTCCCTCTGTGCCACTCAATTTCTTCAGGAGGTTGCCGGCTCGAACTGATTGCATGCTATGA